Within Gambusia affinis linkage group LG01, SWU_Gaff_1.0, whole genome shotgun sequence, the genomic segment gGTGTCTCAAACTCGATTCTCTGTTTTGTGTCTCTAAGGAAAGACTCAGTGTTGATGCACTTTGAGTTACTTCTGCTCTAATGTTCctattcaaatatttcaaaatgatgaaacttcttcctctgtttttcgGAACAGATGAGTTGCAGAAAACCTACAGTTGTCCAAAGCAACGGTCTAAACTCTGTGTGgtgtgagttttattttttatttacacatacatttctctgtttctatttttgagTGACAATATTCAGAGTATAAATTCTGTGCTTCAAATATTCAGCTATTTAACCACAAATCAACAGAAAGTAACATAAAATTGTAGGAAAAGTCAAAGACGTCAAAGTTAAATCTGTTCAGCATCTTGAAATAGTCTTTGATAAACTGAGAGGAACTGAAAGAACGAAGGACTGAAAGCAGAGAAactgatataaataaaataatgtactcactgaggaagaggaggcagatCAGAGTGAGACAGACCTTCATCCTGAGCTGCTGATGGTTTCtaactctgtttttcttcctgcttcacTGATAAACCAGGAACTTCTGCAGGATGCAGTTCCTCCTCTGAACACCAGAGGGCACTACTACTTTTACTGCAGAGTTAAAGTTTCTGTAGGAGATTATTGCTGATTATACCaaacaattttaattaacagtttctgattatttagataattttaaataatgttttataacatGGTTATTATATTTAGTtatatttattagaaatgttaaaTCTACATTTGTGTTCTAAGTTATAAAAATTatcctttttatgtttgtagGTTTCATTGTTTCATCCAAATCTAAATTATTCCAACTTGGATTtgatacttttgttttatttaaggtcctaaaactgaatttcttaaaatacaaaatatttgtttatttataggagtttatttaaaaaatctttacaacAGGGTAATTAGATTGTCTTTCAAACATCTTCGTTCaatggagaaacatttttttagccAAGTGGCAAAACTCCTTCATAATGTGTAGAAAACATTCCTGTATGTTTGacattcagtcattttctagtgaaaatatgaGACTAAATGGGGTTTTTTGAGATCAATTCaggaataaacagaaattatttcatcTGCAGATGAATTGTTCGTCTGTCCTTTGGGATTTCCTCTCTCTGGGTTGATCTACAGGAAGAAATGTTCTGGAAAGGACACTAGAAATAGGAAGACTATTTATGCTGTGAATTAATGAATGGAAAAGGGTCTGATTATAAAAGTTCTTCATCATTCAGTCACCGAATaagtgtatgtatgtatatttgaTAGTAAGGTATTGTATTCACACTTAGAAACATAAAAgtctttattgttattatgttttaatgGTGAAagtttgtctgaaataaaaaaaaatattatacaatattatataaacaatacactgaaaaatacctcacaaaataaatttatttaaacactttaaataaatgacaactttttcaaccacagtcagaaaaacattcctgttgaataataataaaaacatttatttgtttcattgctAAACTTGTtcaaaagcaaatttaaaacagagaaaaagaaacaagcagaGAAACGTCGTCATAAAGAACCAATATATATCACATGGGCacaataaatcaaaccaaaGAGGCAAAAATATAAACggagaacatgaaaacatttgcatatttaaaacatgttaaaaataaacattaaaacggTCACAGCACATTAATCAGATCATCTTTCAAACAACTTATGTAACACTGAATAGAGAAactattttcagtaataaaacttatttcaaCATTTAGCTTCTCTATGAAACTGTGTAATATGTTTGATTTCTGATTGTTTAATTGTGAAAACTTGAGACTAAATGTTCTTCATCTGAACTTTGAGCTGTGATTGTTTCAGTTAAGgaataaattgtaaatatttcaccTGCGTTCTCAGTTTCCACAGcagaatctgaaaaacattcagatcagAGAAATGAAACTTCTGATTTACAGACACAACTTATTCTGTGTTTCCTCACCTTTACTTTTCATGGTTCTCCTCTTCCAGCAGAAAATCACCAGAGGTGTTGCTAACAAGACGATCTTGACGACATTAGACAGAATCAGATAAAGCTGCTGACCTGCAGGAGAGTTAGAGAGAGAACAGCTCGGTTTGATCAGGACAAGGTGCAGAGGCTGGTACAATGAATTTCACAGGAATTTGAACGCATCGTGATGTGAGAGTCAACTGGTTTCCTGGTCCAAACCCAATAACAACACATGAATCAGAAGTAGTTTTAGTTACATTAGTTTCTGTAGtttctttagtatttttaaGATTCACTGATAAAGTTGGACTTCATCAAACCCAAATCGTCTCAAGATGTAATAAACATGAAGAGATGAAGaacctgaagctgcagctggtttctcAGAGAGTTTGATGGTTTCAGATGGAGAGAAACTCTGAGTTGATGTAGGGAGAAAAGTTGATCCTGGAAAAGTTCTTGGAGTCCATTTTGGTTTTGAAGAATCTGAGGATGTGAGaatgaaacagaatcaaaaccaCTGAGGTTAAATTTAGATTCTTCCTggttttttattgatttgtgttttcatgagtCGCAGTTTGACAATGATGGCTTTGTAAATCAGATATCCTGAAATCTGAGTTTAACTCAGAAAACTCACCTTCAGTCACAACAAGATCAAAATGATCGTATAAAGTTCCAGCAAAGGTTCCATCTGAGCGACACCAGTACCGTCCAGAGTCTGATGGTTTCAGGTCAGTGATGTTCACATGTAGAAGATCAGATCTTGAAGTTGCTCTTTTTTCATATCTGATGCTGAATCTTCCTCTCCCATCTCTCTCTTTAGTTGTTTCaatgagaatattttttccttcacaaGTTTTCTTACAGAGGAACCTTTTGGTTCCTGAGTAACGAAATTCACATCTAACGTTGATgtttcctccttcctcttctctgAAGGTTCCCACAGTTTCTCCATCCTTCAGAGCTGGTGAGGAGAAAAACAGTCAGTAGTTTCTGTAAATTCAGCTGcttgaagaaaaattatttgttcaaatttaaCTGAACTGGTTGTATATTATAATACAGTGGAAATATAGTCACAAATTAACTTGTGTGTCTTagaataactttaaatttaatgcATGTTTTCTGTAACCAGAATACTTCAGTAGTGCCTTCAATAATATaaatttatgctttaaaatTGATTGTCAAATCAAAATATTGATACTTTTGATACCTCTGGTATTTCAGGTAGtggaaaccataaataaaaacacagtaatCTGTAAATGTGGCTCTTCTGCTTCATCAATTActggatgaaaataatttcacgattaaaatgttgaaatgcaGGTGTTTTTTGTATCTTATGTTTCTTAACCATTAtagattacaaataaaatgtaagtaatgaaatgaaatgcagGTATTGACAAACTTGTTATTGTAGtattcagttatttaaatattttacttgtcTTTCAATTTTAGTCTGTTTGAGATTTATTAAACTGCAATACTTTGAGATTCGCTAAACGTATCTGGATTCACATTAATCAGAATTGGTTCGATATCGCTGACCCTCGCACCAGCTATCGACCATCACTATTTAAATATGGAGCGTTAAAGGAAGAAGGAAGTGAGGACGAGGGAACAAGTTTCTGAcagggtttggttcatttgataAAACAGAATATTAGGGCAGCACtagaaaaatttaaactgagaataaagtcagaaaatgatGATAAACTCGcacaagaataaagtcttagtattatgagaataaagtagtAATAATGAGAATAGCAAAgttataaaattacaagaataaaatcaaaatgagaattagaataatttgaatattacGAGATTTTAGTTGAGTTtagtttgattattattattacttaggATGTTGAGTtttgatatttaataaatagcATCAGCCAAAATAAGTGGCCATTTGAAGAAACTGATGTCGCCCTGTCTGATTATTTCACTGTTATCTTTGAAACCACAATAACCATCGACTCATTAAGGAAAACAGCTACTGTCATAAAATGTTCTGTTACTGACAACccaacagaaactttttatcAATCATATTTCCCCACTTCGCCTTCATGGCGCAACCTGCAGATGAGCTGGTAGATAATAACTTCCATCCTAAGATCTCAGAGATCATTGATTTAATTTCTCCCAGTAAagtgaaggttgtgtctggtaggAACAAAATGTGTGGAAACAGTTaaatctgcaagacaactctgtGATGGAGCCTGTGGAGCCAAGAGGAAGACGAGGGAATTCACCTGTTTACTGCGCTGATTCAGCgctgctgcagagtttctgcagcttctccttatcaatcaatcaatccgattattttatagcacatttcagcaacaaggcagttcaaagtgctttacatcataaaaacacaaaaaccaacaactcttgattttattggctcCTTAGCAGCAAGTAGACAATATAAACATCACTAACTGTGTAGCAGCAGCTCTATGATCTGAGACTAGAAACAGTTTCCagttttatccatccatccattttctgaacacccttcctCCCTaacggggtcgggagggtcgctggtgtcctgggtgagaggcggggtcaccctggacaggtcgccagtctgtcgcagggcgtttccagttttatgtttgtaaaactTAACATGTTTATCAGtcgatcatttttaatttgaactctggtgaatattagtgtttttgtgtgaaagtGGAGGCCTacctgagctgcagagacacagaagcagcatcagagctGTTTGGTCCATGTTTCCTCTGGATGTGGAGTGAAGCTTCGTCTCTTGATGTGATCAGGATGAGGCTCCAGACTCTGAAGACTTCCTACTTTAACCTTTTTTATCTGCCACTTCCTGAACGTCACAGTTCAGCTCTTTGGCTGCTTTCAGAGACAACGCCTCCTTCCTATGATCCGATAATGAAGATGGGTTCATACTGGGCCTACTGGGACTCACAGGTTTCACCAGTGTCTGTTGTTCCTGTGTTTAGTTCAGtctttgttctgcatgtggCCGGAGTGGATCCAGGTGTGTGATCCACTGAAGGGGAACCTGATGTTGTTGGCAGCAGAAGCTCAGCTTCCCTCCAGGAAGGGGTCACAGCTAAACAGAGATGAGCCCAGGTGTAGCTGCTatgaagagaagaaacagagagagaaaataaacttaatgtCAGCAAAAACTGCAGACATTCATGGATGGAGAGCAGTGGGAGAAAGaagcagaggaaggagaagtggtcagtttgtcctccaggaGGATTGATGGAACATCTTCAGATtacaaatatgaaacatttaaacagattttttttcctaaaacatttttctgtcatttcattttaatttaagtttttaatcaTCAGAGCAGAAAGGCTTCatggaggcagagagagaaatctaaacattaatCTGGATGTTCAGCCTCTGTGTGTTGGCGTGAGAAAGCTGAGTGATGCTAATCTGGATTGAAACTTCAGCAACATTATCAGCTTGTTGCTAGTCAAGATAACTCTCCTACAGTCAAATTCAACTTTTGACCCCCAGGTTGCAGCCACCATCTTTTGGAGACTCATGGTGGGAAATCCTCCTGATGCTGATTCACAGCAGCATTTTTGAGCCCAGTTTTCAAACAATCCATCAGTTTTTCTCCTATTTAAatgatttgtgttatttttgtgctAGCTGGTCCCACCGAGCGATCCCCGTCTGTTCAGGCTCTGTGTGCTGCAGCTCAGGCCTCGACTGTCCACCAGGCGGCTGGACTGAggagcagaaaacacagaataatcaTCACAACATTCAGAACAacgcaaacacacactgctgaTGGAAACTGAGTTCTGTTAAGTACCAATGAGCAGTCAGTATCTTACTTGTAGAGGACAGCGGCCATATTGATCTCAGTTTGGATAATCAGGGAGAAATGCTCACATGAGAGTCTAAGGAAACGCTTAACAGACAGAGTTTGGAAATAGCTTTAGGATCTCAATACAACGATGTacaaaaattgttaaaacaagaaaactcaTTATGACCAGATGAGAAACTTGTTAAATGGGAAAACATGTTACATGtgaaaaatatcattaaaacaaGAAGTTACTTAATACCGAGATGAAATGCtcgttaaaatattaaaaaacaagaagttatTTAATAACAAGATGAAATGCTtgctaaaatatgaaaaaaactcACTAAAGTGAGAAAAACTGTACTAACGAGATGAGAAagtatttaaatgagaaaagtCAGGAGATacaaaacttgttaaaatgagaaaacgtattatatgagacaaataaaacctttaaaggaCAAAAATCGTTCTAACAATCAGATGAAAAACTCATTAAATTAGAGCTTCCACTACCTTCCACTAAATACAATGTCAGTGTAGCACTTTAGCGTTAGCGGAGTTATGAGCTCTTTGCATGTCGGCTTTTGCATTCGGGGAAAAGCGGCTCCGTCGTTTACGGTTTattgaaaatgacattttacacTCGGTGCTTGCAGGGCCTGGCCAAGGTAACAATGAATGATGCACATCGATCCGAAGCCCCAACAAGTAAGCTGGAGAAAAGTTTTTAAGATGTACGCCTCGTTATACATTCACAGATACAAAGGTGAGTTTTACTTTGACTAACATTAACTTTAGCTTATGCTAAAGGCAATAgtctctgacatttttcttgta encodes:
- the LOC122835283 gene encoding uncharacterized protein LOC122835283 — translated: MDQTALMLLLCLCSSALKDGETVGTFREEEGGNINVRCEFRYSGTKRFLCKKTCEGKNILIETTKERDGRGRFSIRYEKRATSRSDLLHVNITDLKPSDSGRYWCRSDGTFAGTLYDHFDLVVTEDSSKPKWTPRTFPGSTFLPTSTQSFSPSETIKLSEKPAAASGQQLYLILSNVVKIVLLATPLVIFCWKRRTMKSKDSAVETENAGEIFTIYSLTETITAQSSDEEHLVSSFHN